AATAATCCAGTAAAGTCCCGTTTCAGAACCTCCGACTGTTGTATGGACACATCGTTTGACCCTGTAtgcagaacaatgtttgtcacaGTTGGATATTCATCTGCAATTTGAAGAATTCTCTCCTTCAGGTTGTTGACCATATCCTTAGGAAAGCAGAGGACTTTAGTCTTCTTACCGCACATCCTTTATGGCAGAGTCACCCACAATCAGAGTTTCAGGCCTAGTCTTTAGCTTTCCCTGTGGCCTTTTACTTTTCAACAGATTTTCAGACCTTACTTCGCTACTTTTAGATGGATGGTTGTCCGATATAGATCCAGGGTCCTTTGATAGTGGAGCAAATCTGTTCTGCAGTTTCACATTCAGTTGTTTTGGAGGTTTGTTGTTAACCCTCCTATTCACGGTTGTCCAGTCCTGTTTCCTCTCGTATACAGGGGTAGAAGAGCTTCTCTGTGTCATAGAGATTTCAGCTCGCTGTGCCCTGCCTGTGATACGTCCTCCACCTTCCAGGAGACATGATTTATGTCTTGGTTTTGCACCAAGACACTCCAAGGGGGGATTATCGCTTGAGGATTTATTATAATGCACAGAGTCTACTTTCTTGGTCATGTTATCTGTCCTCCTTAGCTGTGTACTAGCTTGCTCATCGCCATTGTTTTGAATCAAAGGCAAGGTTGTTTCATTTCCACACAGTCCATTTACCTCCACGTTAGGGCTGGgtgatatatcgagtttttaaaaaatatcgatatatttttatacgagatataagatgtgacaatatcctttatatcgatatagtctatgttacattgtaattatagttgcggagccgcaagtttgcctctctttcgtccacttttgtctttacgcaacgttactcaacctcgcctctccttcactgaacacaactccccctcctcccccatcacttcacctgcaggcagcgacaagatggacacggcaaatctccgtcaatgagttactgcgcatcgccctgtgcgtggggctggacggcgtcaatgTGTTAatgagctaaccacgctaacgagctagccacgctaacgccatgcacggcctgaaatccttttattttctcaaaagttgactgcacgccttttgtatgaattctggttgtgcttgatgaccgcgaaccgattttatgtgatacacagcgctcagcaatctgtcaaaaaatgttttagttcgactttggtaagctacggagctgcaccgcttgatggattgtcggagcattacggctaccgaggagcctcgctgAGTAAtatgtactgtgcttcaacgtaatgttaccgtattgtgtgtgtataaggaccataaatggcacctgttcagagacatggttacgaagcggctttcaaactccaggctgtcagtcatgcagtagaagttgggaacagagcagctgtgaaatctgtctttgttattatgctcagcgtcttttagtttacattttgaccgcacaattgtgagctctttgttatgcacaaaacaacatagttttcgtttatttatagagcatcattatttaataaatgctcataatttatttttgagtagtttttttcatgtacatctatgctgtatgttaataaaagtgcctgtgtgacatctgggacacagctttgactaagaactctctttttgttcttactttatggctttaaaaaaatatcgagagatatatcttatatcgccatccagctaaaaaatatcgagatatgaattttgggtcatattgCCCAGCTCTACTCCACGTTTACTTCTAAGCGATGAATTTTTGTCTCGAGTACTGCAATCTTCTGCAGGAAGCTGTGGAGAGGGAAGGCATCTTGTTGCTAGTTAACCTAGCGGTTAGCACCTTTCCAGGCTATTGAGGCTGTTCGGTGCCCAGATACTGTAATCAGGCTTCAGCTGTGTGTAggccacagacacacagagcgCTGAAGATAAGGTAACtataaaaatgttgctgtttctgttaagAACACTTTAGTCCTAATGATCTATAAGTGTCCAGTGTCCAGAAGCTATCGCAGGTAAGCTCATAcggaaaaaggggaaaaaatcagcataaaaatcaataaaagaagcaaagcatttaaagagtaaagagaggAAGCGTCCACACTCACAAAAGGGAGAGGAGCATGTACAAAAGGTGTATTCTTGTCTTTACTGATTTTCCTGGCTTATTTTTGTGGCAGTGGTGGGGACAAAAATTTATTCTTcagtccatccatccgtccatccatccattttcttccgcttatccggggccgggttgtggaggcagcagcccaagcagagaagcccagacctccctctccccagccacttcctccagcttatccaggggaacaccaaggcgttcccaggccagccgagagatataatctctccagcgtgtcctgggtctgccccggggcctctgAAACATAATCACAGCTAATCACTGAGTGCCTTATCTGTCACATGATTAATGAGATGTTTGTGTAACTACTGTTGTCAATAAAAGGACTGTGAGGGGAGGCTGGAATTCGGAGTTGGCTGAGATCAAGTGAAGAGCTTACAACTCTAAGACCCTGACCGGACTTCCCATTGAGCAAGTAAAAGACAAAGAGCGCTGTGTGGTCTTGATTTGTTCGCAGTGATTGGTCTCTGAGTCAGTGGGGTCTCTTTAAGACCCAACATATTTTGGTCCTTCAAGCCGGATCCCAAGAAATCGCCACCCACCGAGGAGGGAAATGACACATCGAAGTCCATGCACGGCCAGGACGCCTAGGAGCACCTGAAGAAAGCCCTGGGACGTGAATTTGTGGCCAGGCCGGGGACATAGGGTCGGACCTCCCCTCGTTGGACATCAATTGATGGAATCCAGAGACCCTCTCTGCTTACAAAAGCAACACGAAAGTAAGTAAAAAGAGAGCACCTCCATGCGGGTGAGCACAGGTTCAGAGTAAAGAGAGTGCGGCTCAGTGGTCCAGAGAGTTTTCCGGCCATGCGGATACACGCAGGCTCAGATTTTTAGTTGGCTACTCCGCCATTAGGGGCATTGAGAGTGTTCATTTGGTTTCTCCACCATTAAAGAGGGTTGTTTCTCTGCCATTAGGGGCTTTGAGAGGTTTCACGTGATGACCCCGCCGTGAGGGAGATCATAGGCCTAGAAGAGTGAATGAGCAAATGTATCCGTGAATGCCACTAGTGCAGAggtgttgaactccaggcctcgagggccggtgtcctggaggttttagatgtgtccttgatccaacacagctgatttaaatggctaaattacctactcaacatgtcttgaagttctccagaggagcggtaatgaactaatcatttgattcaggtgtgttgacccagggtgatatctaaaacctgcaggacaccagccctggcggcctggagttggacacccttCCACTAGTGgaagcagcagcacagaagGAAACCTAACGGTGCTAATGAATTCTGTGGCCTGCTGAAGTACACGAAGTAGTAGATTAAGGTTCTAGTCTTCAGGTGAGGTGCATTGCCCGCCGCAGACTTAAATCAACATAATGGGGAATAAAACAAGTAAGACTGCCTCGGAAGGGGATGAGAAATTTGTGGAAAAATATTCACAGGGCAGCACACAGCACGTAGGCCGTGGCAAAAGAAGTATGGGTTTGAAGGAAAGTTAGTGCAAGGAAAATGTAAAATGGTAGTTGAAAAGTTGACTATAAGTGCAACAGGAAAAGCCAAGTAGAAGAAAGAGTTGCAATTAGCAGTCGCTAAGTTGTGGCTAGAACAGACTCAGAAGAGGAAAGAAGTAGGGAAAGCAAAGAGAGCAGCATTACAAGCGGTAGTTATGAAACCTGAGGATGAAACCACTGCAGTTATTTTGGAGCAACAACAACGACACAGAGAAGCGTTAGATAGCGCGAGGGCCTTAGcagaaagaaggagagaggagcgagaaaaggcagacagagaggaaacagaggctgtgtcccaattcagggtatgcacgcttgaagtacgcacactacgcgtactacgtacggtgcgtactacaagtacgggaagtgtggaagtgagaggcttgtgaaatgggacggtctaccCTTTGAATTCGCGTCACCAGCTGTGCCTGCCCGTACCACGTCCCCCGATCGGCAACATGGACACAGCCCACGTCCTTGCGTGTGCTATTTCCCTGCTAATGGAAGAGCCCCAACAACCCACCCGTCACAGACGAATGATCCTGTTGCGACTACGGGACACCCACGTGCAGGTACAGTGATAAATACATGGCGATACGCCTCCCCCCTGAGATATATGACATGTGTACCTGTGTACTAGCGTAACACCCTGATATATGCGAGTGTAGATGTGAGTCCCAGGACTGTGTGCGCCCGCAGCCAgcacacatgtgcaggtacagctggtacagtacatgcgagtgaaatccCTGCGTGCGAGCTCCACAAGCGCAGAGGtgtgcagaaatacaataacatagaacaagcaaaatataataaTGGCCAAATCTGAGAGTAATAAATATACGTACAATATAAGAGTGTATGcatgactggatgtgtatacAAAATAGGCAtgccacgtgtgtgtgtgtatacatatgttacaaattaaatacagtaaacaacaacatcaaaaacataaaatatacagaggctGATAGTTGGGTCACCACAAGCACAGTGTCCACTGCCTGCGAAAATAAGAACAGCAACAATCAGAACAATAACCAGAATAAAAGAATGTCTGTCGTGTCCTGTATTTACTCTCACCAGACCAGACCCCTGTACtgcaggattaacctgagtgtcCCGGTCCTGGACAGATACTTCAACAATGAGGACACCAGGCCTGATTTCTGCCTCAGCAGGGAGTCCGTGACAGCGCTGCTGAATCTACTGAACCAGGAACGGAGACATGGGTGGGGTGCCCCGATCGAGGCCCTCATGTTCCTCTTCTGGCTGGCGAGTGGAGCAGCCTACAGGGTCGTGTCCAGGGTGTTCGCAATACCCCGTTCCACTGTCCACCGCATCGTGCACAGGGTCACAGAGGTGGTGGTGGCCAAGCGCCACCAGGTCATCCACCTCCCACGGACCCCAGAAGACCTGGATGCCATGTCCAATGGGTTTGCACAGCTGGCAGGCCACAGGGCGTTTGTGAAGGCTGCTGGTGCAATTGACTGCTGCCATGTCCGCATCAAGCCCCCCAGCGGCCCTGACGGTCAATGctacaggaacaggaagttgtACCCGTCCATAATCCTGCAGGCTGTATGTGACCATCAGGGCCACTTTGTCGATACACATGTGGGCTGGCCGGGGTCAGTGCATGACTCCAGGGTCCTCCGCCACAGCCCACTGTACCGACAGGCCCGTTACCCTCCCCCAGGGCATTTCATCCTTGCAGATGGAGGGTACCCATGTCTCCAACATCCACTCCCCCTCATCACCCCCTACAAGAGGCCAGTCCACGGTGTGGGAGCCCAGCGCTTTAACGCACATCACGCCAGGGCATGCTCTGTCATAGAGCGTGCCTTTGGAATGATGAAGACAAGGTTCCGTGTCATCTTCCTGCAAGCGCTGGAGGTGCACCACACCTTCGTGCCACATGTATGTCACGCTAATATGAGCATCATTGTTGTATGTCCGATCATAATGGCAACTGTAGTGCACACCCTGGCATGTGCACTGTACTTACAAGATTAAACATCTGTCGCAGGTCATAACAGCATGTGCCGTGCTGCACAACATCTGCATCGGTGCTGGTGACATTGTGGCCCCAGATGAGGAACCCGAGGATGATGTCCAAGATGAGGGGGAGACTGGTGTGGAGGCAGTCAGTGGTGCACACTGGCGGGACCAGCTATCTGCTGAGGTGTCTGCCCTGGAGGAGGTACCCCCGGACCACGATTATTGTCACCAGGCAAGTATCCCTTAGTGGTGCATCTGCACAGTGCTGGGATTTCACATGACAGACCTGTCTTAACATGCTTGTTTTCACCATGTCGTTTTCCCACCGCCATGATTACAATCTAGTGACATGGCAGCTGTCGGTTCCACCAGCCCTGCAGACCCAAGTGGAGGATGTTGCGGTGGACAGTGGGAATGAGCATGCCTGAGCAACATCTGGGGATGCCTCACTCAGTACCTGGATATGAACCGGGGGTCTCACCTGTGGCACCTCCCTCATCTCTGTGGTCCTGGTCCAGCAGACCAAGCAGCACTGCCCAAGACTCCCTGCTCAGGCACATGTCAGGCCTGGTTGatgatgtgtgtgcatgctgggACACTCAGGTTTATCCTGGACCGCAGTGGGTAGTGCATTTCCCACAGTCATGTTGTGTTATACGTTGCACTGCTTTCATTTCCACAATTTGTCACATGCAATAGGTCAGGCCCCCCCGAAATTGTGTCATGTAGTTTGTGACAGACATGCACTCACAGTTGGGATGTTCCCACTGTCTTTATTTACAGACCTGAAATCATTTTGTGTGTGCAGAACAAAGGTTGGCACAACAACATAAATTAAGTTCACCTATGTACATTGCTTCGTATTTACAGAAGCCAAATCAATGAAATAATCATGTTTGTACAAAACAAAGGTTGGGGTGCCagcataaataaaattaaactatGTACAGTGGCTGTCTGTGGACACGACTCAGTCCTTTTTCTGCTGCACCAGCTTTTCCAGGACGCCTATCAGCCTGTCCATCCTCTCGCCTCTCCGTTCCTCCATTTGCCATTTGCCATTGCTGGGCCAtgcccagtgcttcctgcagaagttctctgatgactctgcaatagtcggcctcatcactgatggggacgacaaggagtacagaggactgactcaagactttgtggactggtgccagctgaactacctccagatcaacgccagtaaaaccaaggagctggtggtagacttccgcaggcacaagcatcctccactgcaaccactgaacatccaaggtatggacatcgaggctgtggacagctacaggtaccttggtgttcatctgaacaacaaactggactggactcataactcagacgccctctacaggaaagggcagagcaggctgtacctgcttcggagactcaggtcgtttggagtggagggcccactcctgaagaccttctatgactctgtggtggcctcagccatcttttatggtgtggtctgctgggggggcagcatctctgctggggacaggaagagactgaacaggctgatccgaagggccagctctgttctaggatgccctctggacccagtggaggtggtgagtgacaggagaatggtggctaagctgtcatccctgttggacaacatctcccaccccatgcatgagactgtgacagcactgagcagctccttcagtgggagactgcggcacccacggtgtgggacggagagatttcgcaggtctttcctccccactgctgtcagactccacaataaagacttttgcagctgatcaaacacacaaacccacacatgtgcaataagactgctatacgtgcaattcttcttctgacgaagttgtgtttttgtattttcctactcagttgtatatagtatttgtatttctattttattctattgtatatattattctattctattttattctattgtatatagtattttattttattttattgtattttattgcattccagtgttttctaatttctgctacataactttgcacttttgctgtaacaaaacaaatttcccacctgtgggactaataaaggccatcttatcttatcttatcttatgtccTCCTTTATTAGGGCAATGAGCTCATCCTCCCCGTCCCTCCTCCTTTTCGCCACCCGTGCCTCAGGCGGCTCCTCATCCTCCTGCCCTTCCTGGTGTGGGAGTGGGTTGCccactgctgcactgggccctgGTGCGTCCTCCTGAATGGAGGAGATTAGGACAGGTGGCCTGGTGGAGGGCCTCTGTCCTAGCACCTCATCCATGGCATCAAACCAGGGCCATGTTGCggcagtgggcttcccacttGCACCCTCGCCCGTCGCTGGATACTTGCACTCCTGAGGGGAGGATACATCACAGGTGGCAGttggcaacaacagcaacagtgcAGGTTTACATAGGTGACCTTTCAGTGTTCCGTGTGGAGTTACATCTGCCACTACCACTGTACATACCTTGTATTTCCGCTTCAGGTTCTCCCATTTACGTTTTGCCTGCACAGGGGAGATTTTCCCCGCCAGGTCCATCTTCTCCACGATTTCCCTGACAAACAAAATATGAGAGCACATGTATATCAGGTCATTCCGTTTATGGCACCCACAGCAGAATGTACTGGCTTGGGACCACAGGGCAGACAGTTCACTGTCCCTTGTGCCTCAATACTTGTAGACATCATACTGTTGCTGTACCTCCAACCCACTGCGGCTGAGTGTTTCGCACCCGTGAACAGGTGCTCATTGTCACGGCGGAGTCGAATGAGGTCTGCCGTCTGCTCCGTGGTCCCTGTAATGCAGTGTGACATTGGATTACATTCCCCACCATCCTGCACTTCTGTTTTAGCATTTCTCCATTTGCCGTCAGTTCAGCATTTCCAGCTGTGTGGAACATACACACTGCAATGTCAGGCAATACTGTTTATTGCGGGAAAGGGACAGCACTGAGTGGGGCAGAACATTTACTTTGACAGGCCTTAGGTTGGGGTCGGGGGTTCTCTGTCATATGTTTTGTTTCAATACAATTCAATTGAGTTTTGTTTGGATGGGGCAGactcacaacaaaagtcgcctcaggGCGCTTTGAGATATCCCCTTTGACATATTTGACATGGCAGGTGTGATAACTGTAACAAATGTATGTATATGTTATATTTTATGCATttgcattttatatttaatgtgcTGCGGACACAGCTACATTCCTGCCTGGTATATGTTGACATTCCTGTTTGCGGCACAGGCAGGGTCATATTAGTACAGTTGATTGCACTTGTAGTGGTGATACGTCTATTCATACTGCCCTCGGTCTGGTACAGGATTCACAGCTTTGCGGGTCTGTTCATTTACGGTTACGTGGGTCGGGCAGGTTTGACATGATTCACCTTGACATTTTCTATTAACCTCCCATTAACTTTTACATCGTGGCATTTGTTTCGCTCCTTCACACATATCTTACATTTGCGGGTGTTGCTGTCCTCCGCCGCCGTTTCAAGCTCCTCCGCAGCTGCTGACATCATTACGCACTGGCCTGGCTGCgtcgcgctatggattgtgggatatatgagaccacgaagcgtgcaccggaccacgcttgatatttggggaaatcgacggcgcatttggagtatgcatttgaagtgcactttgaattgggacagccgtcgtcgcgtggcggtgacgtactcgcacttgaaatgcgtacttcaagcgtgcatagcctgaattgggacacagccagagaGTCTAGTAGCTGAGTATGGAGAAGTGATAGGAGGGGCGCTGAGCCCACTGAAGACAAGACTGcagagagaaaatgagaaaaaagtgaTTTAACACAACTGAAAAAGGGCATCTCAGCGCCAACGGGAGATGACGAAGGGGGTTATCCCCACAAACCTGACCCTTTCCATGAAGTAAACATGTACCCCACAGTAGAAGTTGCTAACCCCCACTTCGGAGTGAATGGGGATGACAACTGCACCATCCATGTCTATAGACCATGGACTGACGCTGAGTGCGCAGAAGCTTGTAAAAGCCTGGGGGACCCATTGACTAATGTTGACGAGTTCATAActcaacacaaacacttttgttCCTTGTACCGCTTAAACGGACAGGAAACCGAGGCTACCTTTAGCAGGTGCCTCACATACAATTGGACTCGTGTCAGAGGGGCTTATACAGGACAAGAGGGTGCCAACACCCTGCCCTATGGGAATACAAAACTCACAGGCCAAATTAATGGGGTGTATGAATGTCTGAGAAACACCTTCAGAACAGTTGCAGATTACACCAAAATCTCACAGTGCACacaaaaggaaaggaaggatGTTCATGAGTATAGAGGAAGATTAGAGGAAGTATTCAAAGACATAGTGGGCTTCAAGAGAGTGATGACGCAGCTGGCGCCTACCAACAACAGCTAAAACATGCCCTAATGAATGGGTTCCACCCACCCATTGCAGATTTTATTAGAAAACAGAATGTGAATCACTCCACAGATGGAGTGGCTCAATGTATGAATTGGGCACGGCATGCACAGGAAGTGAtcaaaagcaaaaagaaaaaatcacaaaacacacgCACTGCCACCGCTTTTGTGGTTGATGAATATCCTGAGATATTCTTCCAAGGGCAGGCTAGACGAGGGAAAGGTTTGGTTTGTCGATCACTCAAGCTTCAAAACTGCAGAGGGAAAGACCAAAACAGGCTTTGCTGTAGTAGACAGTGAAAAAGTGATCCGTGCAGGGCAGCTAGCACACTCCATGTCTGCCCAAGCAGGAGAGATAGTTGCTCTGACAGAACCAtgtaaagctgcagagaaaCAGGATGTGACAATATACACTAACAGCCAGTATGCATTCGCTACACTGCACTTCTTCACAGCACAGTGGTCGAGGAGAGGAATGACAACCTCAACAGGGAAGTCTGTAGAACATGCAAAGCTACTGCAAAACTTGCTGTAAGCAGTATTACTGTCCAGCAAAGctgctgtgtgtaaatgtgcagcGCACACCCGAGGGAAAGACCCAGTCACACTAGGAAATGCCTTTGCAGATAAAACTGCAAAAGAGGCAGCCTTAGGAGCACATGGCATTCACACTTTACTAAtacaaaaagcaacaaaatcCTGTATATCACACAAGAGGTATTGGCACACATGCAGGCATGCTCGCCTACTGCAGAAAAGCAGATGTGGCGCAGCAAAGAGGCAAGCCTAGAAGATAGTATTTATTATCTATCTGATAAGCCAATACTGTCTAAAAACTTATACAAAACTGCTGCGATTTTGAGCCATGGGCCATGCCATGTCTCAACAGGAGGGATGGTAGCAGCAGTAgaacaacattttcatacaCTAGGACTCAATACCTTTTCAAAAAAAATTTGTAGAGCATGTATAATATGTTGCAAGCACAATGCTCAGGGAAACTTGAAACCCAAGAGAGGGAAATTACCTAGACCCAGTCACCCATTCCAAGTCATACACATGGACTTCATAGAACTTTCCAACTATAACAACTATAAGTACTGCCTAGTGATAGTGTGCCCCTTTTCAAAGTGGGTAGAAATGATCCCAACTAggaaagcagatgccatttcagtTGCCAAAGTAATATGCAAGAACGTCATCCTAGAGCATGGGATTCCACAGACTATTTATAGTGACAATGGCCCACACTTTGTGAATAAAGTGATTGGGTGCATGGCACAGCATCTAGGGATAACACTGAAAAACAGCTGCTCATACGACCCACAAAGCACAGGGCTGGTAGAAAGAACAAATGGCAGGGTAAAACACCGACAGAGAACGGTCCGACACCCTTTGAAATTATATACGGCAGATCATTTAAAGTACCAGTCTTTTGTAGTGATGATAGCAGAGCCGAGCAAGAAAACACACTAACAGACTGGATgataaaaatgctaaaaagcaAGGAAGTCATGAGTACAAATAATCTGCCAAATGTTTCTGATCCAGCCCACGGTGGGAAGGCCCGTACCAAGAGCTGTTGACAACACCCACAGCTGTAAAGATAGCAGAAAGACCAATGTGAATTCACCAAACCCACTGTAAGAAGGGGTTTTCAAGCCAACACCAAGTAGTGGTGGATCTCCGGCTACAAAGGGCGGGCGACTTTTAGTGTCGTCTCAGTCTCAAACCGGTGAACAAAACAACAGAGCCACATTCATTTAGAATGGCGAGGAAGGTGCCACTTGTTATAGTCGGGTTGTGTGCACTATCCAGCGCCCTGACACCACTCAACCCAACTCTCGCCAAAGGGACAAGAGTGCTGGCAGACTGGTACTTCCTTTGCGGACACAAAGCCTACCCATCGTTGCCAGCACTGTGGGGAGGCCTGTGCACTCTTGTGGAACTATCAGATCATGTGTTCTTCATGGAGAGACTCTAGCATCACCCTAATACACGCAGAAGACGC
This DNA window, taken from Oreochromis niloticus isolate F11D_XX linkage group LG16, O_niloticus_UMD_NMBU, whole genome shotgun sequence, encodes the following:
- the LOC109197515 gene encoding putative nuclease HARBI1, with the protein product MILLRLRDTHVQTRPLYCRINLSVPVLDRYFNNEDTRPDFCLSRESVTALLNLLNQERRHGWGAPIEALMFLFWLASGAAYRVVSRVFAIPRSTVHRIVHRVTEVVVAKRHQVIHLPRTPEDLDAMSNGFAQLAGHRAFVKAAGAIDCCHVRIKPPSGPDGQCYRNRKLYPSIILQAVCDHQGHFVDTHVGWPGSVHDSRVLRHSPLYRQARYPPPGHFILADGGYPCLQHPLPLITPYKRPVHGVGAQRFNAHHARACSVIERAFGMMKTRFRVIFLQALEVHHTFVPHVITACAVLHNICIGAGDIVAPDEEPEDDVQDEGETGVEAVSGAHWRDQLSAEVSALEEVPPDHDYCHQASIP